The Saccharopolyspora gregorii genomic interval GAAGATCGTGCCGGTCTCCGCGCAGCTCACCGCCGACCCGGTCACCACCCCGTCCAGCTCGTCCAGCCGCGCGGACGGCACCTCCGCGGAGTCGACGGTGACCTCCCCGTCGAACTCGGCGAGCCACCGGCGGTCCAGCCCGGCGGGGATGCCGATCCGGCGGGCGCCGCGCAGCGCCGTCGCGATCGCGCCCGGCGCCTCGGCGGTGTCGCACTGGTGCACGGAGGCGCGGTAGTCCTCCAGGCGGTCCACGAGCAGTTCCCGCCGCCGTTCCGGGGGCAGCGACCGGCGTCGCCGGTAGTCGCGCGGCACCTGCACGGCGTCGGGCGGGGCGAGGGCGAGCGCGTCGCGCACCCGGCCCAGCACGGTCTCCCGGGCGTTCACCGCGCACCTCCTTCGCGCCGGGCCCGTTCGATCGCGGCCCGGCCTTCGGCGGAGTCCCACCACTGCCGGAACGTCCGCTTCGGCGGCACCGGCAGGTCGCGCGCCGAGGTCCACGCGCTGCCCGGCGGCGGCAGCGCCCGGATCCGCCCGCCGCGCCCGAGCAGCCTGCCGAGCTGCGCCGCGCGCTGCGCCGCCGTCCACCGCCCGGCCGAGGCCATCGCCGCGGAGGCGGCCTTCATCAGCGCCTGCTCGGCGTCGAACCCGGCCTGCTCCACGTGCTGGTGGCGCAGTTCCACCAGCAGCGACGGGATGTCGATCTTCACCGGGCAGGCGTCGAAGCAGGCCCCGCACAGGCTGGAGGCGTAGGGCAGCGAGCCGTTCGGGTCGCCGGAACCGGTGTCCATCCCGGCCAGTTGCGGGGTGAGCACCGCCCCGATCGGTCCCGGGTAGGTCGAGCCGTAGGCGTGCCCGCCGGTCCGCTCGTACACCGGGCACACGTTCAGGCAGGCCGAGCAGCGGATGCAGTGCAGCGCCTCGCGCCCGACCTCGTCGGCGAGGGTGGCGGTGCGCCCGTTGTCCAGCAGCACCAGGTGGAACTCGCCCGGCCCGTCGCCGGGGGTGACGCCGGTCCACATCGAGGTGTACGGGTTCATCCGCTCGCCGGTGGAGGAGCGCGGCAGCAGTTGCAGGAAGACTTCGAGGTCCGCGTAGCTGGGGATCAGCTTCTCCAGCCCCATCACGGTGATCAGCGTCTCCGGCATGGTCAGGCACATCCGCCCGTTGCCCTCGGATTCCACGACCGAGAGCGTTCCGGTGTCGGCGACGCCGAAGTTCGCCCCGGAGATCGCGACCCGCGCGCGCATGAACCGGTCGCGCAGGAACCGCCGGGAGGCGTCGGCGAGGTGCGCCGGGTCGTCGTCGAGGTCGGGGTCGACGCCGGGCATGGCGCGCAGGAAGATCTCCCGGATCTCCGCGCGGTTGCGGTGGATCGCCGGGACGAGGATGTGCGAGGGCCGGTCCGCGCCGAGCTGCACGATGAGTTCGGCCAGGTCGGTCTCGATGGCGGTGATGCCCTCGTCGGCGAGGTGCTCGTTGAGGCCGATCTCCTGGGTGGCCATCGACTTGACCTTGAGCACTTCGTCGGAGCCGGTCCCGCGGACGAGGCGGGTGACGATCGCGTTGGCCTCGGCGGCGTCGCGCGCCCAGTGCACGGTCCCACCGCGCGCGGTCACGGCCTGTTCGAACTGCTCCAGGAGGTCCGGCAGCCGGGACAGCACGTCGCGCTTGATCGCGGCGCCTGCGGAGCGCAACTCCTCCCAGTCGGGCAGTTCGCCGGTGACGGCGATCCGCTTGTCCCGGATGGTGCGGGTGGCCTTGCCGACGTTGCGGCGCAGCTGGGCGTTGCCGAGCTCGGTGCGGGCCGCCGCCGGGAACGGTTCGCTGCCGCGGATGTTGCCGGTTCCGCGCGGCGGAGCGGTGGGCATGCCGAGGAACGTGCCGCTCATGCGAGTGCTCCCTGCTTCGGCGCGATCGTGCGTTCGGTGGTGGCGAGGATCTCGGCGAGGTGCTTGGTGCCGACTCCGGTCTGCAACCGGGACAGGCCACCGCCGATGTGCATCAGGCAGGACGAGTCCCCGGCGGTGCAGTACTCGGCGTCGGTGGCGCCGACGTTGCGCAGCTTGTCCGAGAGCATC includes:
- a CDS encoding LutC/YkgG family protein, whose product is MNARETVLGRVRDALALAPPDAVQVPRDYRRRRSLPPERRRELLVDRLEDYRASVHQCDTAEAPGAIATALRGARRIGIPAGLDRRWLAEFDGEVTVDSAEVPSARLDELDGVVTGSAVSCAETGTIFLDSSADQGRRALTLVPDLHVCVVALSSVVAGVPEAVARLDPVRPTTLISGPSATSDIELDRVEGVHGPRTLHVVLLLDA
- a CDS encoding lactate utilization protein B, translating into MSGTFLGMPTAPPRGTGNIRGSEPFPAAARTELGNAQLRRNVGKATRTIRDKRIAVTGELPDWEELRSAGAAIKRDVLSRLPDLLEQFEQAVTARGGTVHWARDAAEANAIVTRLVRGTGSDEVLKVKSMATQEIGLNEHLADEGITAIETDLAELIVQLGADRPSHILVPAIHRNRAEIREIFLRAMPGVDPDLDDDPAHLADASRRFLRDRFMRARVAISGANFGVADTGTLSVVESEGNGRMCLTMPETLITVMGLEKLIPSYADLEVFLQLLPRSSTGERMNPYTSMWTGVTPGDGPGEFHLVLLDNGRTATLADEVGREALHCIRCSACLNVCPVYERTGGHAYGSTYPGPIGAVLTPQLAGMDTGSGDPNGSLPYASSLCGACFDACPVKIDIPSLLVELRHQHVEQAGFDAEQALMKAASAAMASAGRWTAAQRAAQLGRLLGRGGRIRALPPPGSAWTSARDLPVPPKRTFRQWWDSAEGRAAIERARREGGAR